In Streptomyces canus, one DNA window encodes the following:
- the aceE gene encoding pyruvate dehydrogenase (acetyl-transferring), homodimeric type, with protein MSELDQLPDRDTEETAEWQASLDAVVRNAGPERAGYLLRRVHEFAARSGVSLPGLLTSDYINTIPASAQPAFPGDVAMESRITALNRWNAAAMVTRGSRFGLGGHISTYASAAWLYEIGFHHFFQGKDGSGSGDQLYFQGHASPGIYARVFLEGRLSEAQLDGFRREVDGHGLPSYPHPRRLPWLWEFPTVSMGLGPLAAVYQARFNRYLHARGIKDTSASRVWAFLGDGETDEPESTAALALAARERLDNLTFVVNCNLQRLDGPVRSNSKIVQELEARFRGAGWNVVKSLWGKAWDPVLRQDTTGALVHRLGEVPDAQLQTYAARDATYIREHFFTGHALSGLAAGLSDSRLTELFENSRGGHEPLKVYAAYRAAVEHRGAPTVVLAQTVKGHTLGSAFESRNANHQMKKLTMAQFREMRDLLELPIPDSALSGDLVPYWHPGENSQEVRYLRERRAELGGPAPVRRVVPKPLRQPPARPFETLKKGFGHQEVATTMALVRLVKDLMRDQETGPRWVPIIPDEARTFGMESLFPTAGIYSADGQTYEPVDADQLLYYREARNGQLIDEGITEAGSMAEFTAAATSYATHGEPMIPFYIFYAMFGFQRTGDQFWALADQMGRGFVIGATAGRTTMTGEGLQHADGHSHLLASTNPAAVSYDPAFAYEIAVIVREGLRRMYGDRPEDVFYYLTVYNEPKEQPAMPAGPGVEEGILRGIYRFRPAEPAGTAPRIQLLASGTAIHWALSAQELLLSQWGVHADVWSVTSWTELRRDALDADRALLRGEERVPYVTAALADAPGPVLAVSDWMRQVPDQISQWVGHDYSSLGTDGFGLSDTRDAVRRYFRVDAESIVVAALDRLARAGAVSQEAVGQAREWYGWRG; from the coding sequence ATGAGTGAGCTCGACCAACTACCCGACCGGGACACTGAGGAGACCGCCGAATGGCAGGCGTCGCTCGACGCGGTCGTGCGGAACGCGGGGCCGGAGCGGGCCGGGTATCTGCTGCGACGGGTGCACGAGTTCGCGGCCCGGTCCGGTGTGTCCCTGCCCGGGCTCCTGACCTCCGACTACATCAACACGATCCCGGCGTCGGCGCAGCCGGCCTTTCCCGGTGACGTAGCCATGGAGTCCAGGATCACCGCCCTGAACCGGTGGAACGCGGCGGCGATGGTGACCCGCGGCTCCCGCTTCGGGCTCGGCGGCCACATCTCCACCTACGCTTCGGCGGCCTGGCTGTACGAGATCGGGTTCCACCACTTCTTCCAGGGCAAGGACGGGTCCGGCTCGGGCGATCAGCTGTACTTCCAGGGCCATGCCTCGCCCGGCATCTATGCCCGCGTGTTCCTCGAAGGGCGCCTGAGCGAGGCGCAGTTGGACGGTTTCCGGCGGGAGGTCGACGGTCATGGGCTGCCGTCCTACCCGCACCCCCGACGGCTGCCGTGGCTGTGGGAGTTCCCAACCGTGTCCATGGGCCTCGGTCCGCTCGCCGCCGTCTACCAGGCCCGGTTCAACCGCTACCTGCACGCCCGGGGCATCAAGGACACCTCCGCCTCGCGCGTGTGGGCCTTCCTCGGGGACGGCGAGACGGACGAGCCGGAATCGACGGCAGCGCTGGCTCTCGCCGCTCGCGAGCGTCTCGACAACCTCACCTTCGTCGTCAACTGCAACCTGCAGCGTCTGGACGGGCCCGTGCGGTCGAACTCCAAGATCGTGCAGGAACTCGAGGCCAGGTTCCGCGGTGCGGGCTGGAACGTGGTCAAGTCCCTCTGGGGCAAGGCTTGGGACCCGGTTCTGAGGCAGGACACCACAGGCGCTCTGGTGCACCGTCTCGGCGAGGTGCCCGACGCCCAGTTGCAGACGTACGCCGCCCGGGATGCCACGTACATTCGCGAACACTTCTTCACGGGCCATGCGCTCTCCGGTCTCGCCGCGGGGCTGAGCGACAGCCGGCTGACCGAGTTGTTCGAGAACTCCCGGGGCGGGCACGAACCGCTCAAGGTCTACGCCGCCTACCGGGCGGCCGTCGAGCACCGGGGCGCGCCGACGGTCGTCCTGGCACAGACGGTGAAGGGGCACACGCTCGGCTCGGCCTTCGAGTCGCGCAATGCCAACCACCAGATGAAGAAGCTGACCATGGCGCAGTTCCGCGAGATGCGTGACCTGCTCGAACTCCCCATCCCCGACAGCGCGTTGAGCGGCGATCTGGTGCCGTACTGGCACCCGGGCGAGAACTCGCAGGAGGTGCGGTATCTGCGTGAGCGGCGGGCGGAGCTGGGCGGCCCGGCCCCGGTGCGCAGGGTGGTCCCGAAACCGCTGAGGCAGCCCCCTGCCCGCCCGTTCGAAACCCTGAAGAAGGGCTTCGGCCATCAGGAAGTGGCCACCACCATGGCCCTGGTCCGCCTGGTCAAGGACCTGATGCGCGACCAGGAGACGGGACCGCGCTGGGTGCCGATCATCCCGGACGAGGCCCGTACGTTCGGCATGGAGTCCCTGTTCCCGACGGCCGGGATCTACTCGGCGGACGGTCAGACCTATGAACCGGTGGACGCGGACCAGCTGCTCTACTACCGGGAGGCCAGGAACGGCCAGTTGATCGACGAAGGCATCACCGAAGCCGGTTCCATGGCCGAGTTCACCGCCGCGGCGACCTCGTACGCCACCCACGGCGAGCCCATGATCCCGTTCTACATCTTCTACGCCATGTTCGGTTTCCAGCGCACCGGCGACCAGTTCTGGGCGCTCGCCGACCAGATGGGGCGCGGGTTCGTCATCGGGGCGACGGCGGGCCGTACGACCATGACGGGGGAGGGGCTCCAACACGCCGACGGGCACTCCCACTTGCTGGCCTCCACGAATCCCGCCGCCGTGTCCTACGACCCGGCGTTCGCGTACGAGATCGCGGTGATCGTGCGGGAGGGGCTGCGCCGCATGTACGGTGACCGGCCCGAGGACGTCTTCTACTACCTGACGGTCTACAACGAACCCAAGGAACAGCCGGCGATGCCCGCCGGGCCCGGGGTCGAGGAAGGCATCCTGCGGGGCATCTACCGGTTCCGGCCGGCCGAGCCCGCCGGAACAGCACCACGGATCCAGTTGCTGGCCTCCGGTACGGCCATCCACTGGGCGCTGAGCGCCCAGGAGTTGCTGCTGTCCCAGTGGGGCGTTCACGCCGACGTCTGGTCGGTGACCTCCTGGACGGAACTGCGCCGCGACGCACTGGACGCCGACCGGGCGCTGCTGCGGGGCGAGGAACGCGTCCCCTATGTGACGGCGGCGCTGGCGGACGCGCCCGGACCGGTGCTGGCGGTCAGCGACTGGATGCGGCAGGTGCCCGACCAGATCAGCCAGTGGGTCGGTCACGACTACTCGTCGCTGGGCACGGACGGGTTCGGGCTGTCGGACACCCGGGACGCCGTGCGGCGCTACTTCCGCGTGGACGCCGAGTCGATCGTCGTCGCCGCCCTGGACCGGCTGGCGCGCGCGGGCGCGGTCAGCCAAGAGGCGGTCGGGCAGGCACGCGAGTGGTACGGGTGGCGCGGGTGA
- a CDS encoding SDR family oxidoreductase has protein sequence MRVVVAGATGLIGSRTVARLRDHGVEVVRLSRGEGVDVTTGKGLDEAMRGADVVVDVTDTPSRGELESLEFFGTATHNLLEAAAKAGAVHHVILSIVGADHLQAGYFRAKALQEEQVRRSPMPYSIVRATPFFESVEYMSRAATYGDVVHVAPVLIRPVSTDDVAAAVAHVAVGVPLFGVLEVAGPEEHRLDDLTAKLLAARGYLRDVVPDAHTPFFGAVPGQRALLPGAGAHLGHETFSEWIARR, from the coding sequence ATGCGAGTCGTTGTAGCGGGAGCCACCGGTCTGATCGGTTCCAGGACGGTCGCCAGGCTTCGGGACCACGGTGTGGAGGTCGTGCGCCTGTCACGCGGTGAGGGCGTCGACGTCACGACCGGAAAGGGCCTCGACGAGGCCATGCGCGGCGCCGATGTGGTGGTGGACGTCACCGACACGCCCTCCCGCGGGGAGCTGGAGAGCCTGGAGTTCTTCGGCACGGCGACCCACAACCTGCTCGAGGCCGCGGCGAAGGCGGGCGCCGTACATCACGTGATCCTGTCCATCGTGGGGGCCGACCATCTGCAGGCGGGCTACTTCCGCGCCAAGGCGCTGCAGGAGGAGCAGGTGCGGCGCTCGCCGATGCCCTACTCCATCGTGCGTGCCACGCCGTTCTTCGAGTCGGTGGAGTACATGTCGCGCGCGGCGACGTACGGAGACGTCGTCCATGTCGCGCCGGTCCTGATCCGTCCCGTGTCGACGGACGACGTCGCCGCCGCGGTCGCCCATGTCGCCGTGGGAGTACCGCTGTTCGGTGTTCTGGAGGTCGCCGGTCCGGAGGAGCACCGCCTCGACGACCTCACCGCGAAGCTGCTGGCCGCGCGCGGCTACCTGCGTGACGTGGTTCCCGACGCCCACACCCCGTTCTTCGGGGCGGTGCCCGGGCAGCGGGCGCTGCTGCCCGGGGCGGGCGCCCACCTGGGGCACGAAACCTTCTCCGAGTGGATCGCGCGGCGATGA
- a CDS encoding IS701 family transposase — translation MGGDLADVRLWAGELDALHERFVHRFNREEPRQSALAYMRGLVAPLQRKNGWTLAEEAGHAGPDRIHRLLNRIEWDADEVLNDVRDYVVEHLGDRDAVLIVDDTGFLKKGIRSAGVQRQYSGTAGRTENSQIGVFLAYATGRGRTLIDRRLYLPTSWTDDRDRCRRAGIDDHVAFETKVAMAKAMVRRAITDRIPFGWVTADAAYGYSKGWRFELEQADVFHVMATTRHDTVVTRWSIDHPVHGLFPGLPRQKWKRRSCGEGAHGRRIYDWARVEVRPWHREDRRHWVLARRSVSRPEEISYYIAYCPADTTLDELIRIAGSRWAVEECFQTAKQECGLDDYQVRRYPGWHRHMTLAMATHACLTVLRARQLDTDKAETDPPSSSISASPRSDV, via the coding sequence ATGGGTGGGGACCTTGCTGATGTCAGGCTGTGGGCGGGTGAACTGGACGCTCTGCATGAGCGGTTCGTGCACAGGTTCAACCGGGAGGAGCCACGTCAGTCGGCGCTGGCTTACATGCGGGGCCTGGTCGCTCCGCTGCAGCGCAAGAACGGCTGGACGCTGGCGGAGGAGGCCGGACACGCCGGTCCCGATCGCATCCACCGACTGCTGAACCGGATCGAGTGGGACGCCGACGAGGTCCTGAACGACGTACGCGACTACGTCGTGGAACACCTCGGAGACCGGGATGCCGTCCTGATCGTCGACGACACCGGCTTTCTCAAGAAGGGCATCCGCTCGGCCGGTGTGCAAAGGCAGTACTCCGGAACCGCCGGCCGCACCGAGAACAGCCAGATCGGTGTGTTCCTCGCCTACGCCACCGGCCGCGGACGCACGTTGATAGACCGCCGTCTGTATCTGCCCACGTCCTGGACGGACGACCGGGACCGCTGCCGGCGGGCCGGCATCGACGACCACGTCGCCTTCGAGACGAAGGTGGCCATGGCCAAGGCGATGGTCCGCCGGGCCATCACCGACCGGATCCCTTTCGGATGGGTGACGGCGGACGCCGCCTACGGCTACAGCAAGGGCTGGCGCTTCGAGCTCGAGCAGGCGGACGTCTTCCACGTCATGGCCACCACCCGGCACGACACCGTCGTCACCCGCTGGTCCATCGACCACCCCGTCCACGGCCTGTTCCCCGGCCTGCCCCGGCAGAAATGGAAACGCCGTTCCTGCGGCGAGGGAGCCCATGGCCGGCGGATCTACGACTGGGCCCGCGTCGAAGTGAGGCCCTGGCACCGCGAGGACCGCCGGCACTGGGTCCTCGCCCGCCGCAGCGTGAGCAGGCCCGAGGAGATCTCCTACTACATCGCCTACTGTCCCGCCGACACCACCCTGGACGAGCTGATCCGCATCGCGGGCAGCCGCTGGGCCGTCGAGGAATGCTTCCAGACCGCCAAGCAGGAGTGCGGCCTGGACGACTACCAGGTCCGCCGCTACCCCGGCTGGCACCGTCACATGACCCTGGCCATGGCCACCCACGCCTGCCTGACCGTCCTGCGAGCCCGACAGCTGGACACCGACAAAGCAGAAACGGATCCTCCCAGCTCATCCATCTCAGCCTCGCCGAGATCAGACGTCTGA
- a CDS encoding cupin domain-containing protein translates to MSDKDAAQETGVRTQSEGWKTAATMLQDTDPLTVAEGASAMTIFVEWQPGDPGTPPHRHPGPAFGYVLEGAVRFELEGEPERVIEAGGTFWEPGGDAIHYQDGNALSDASTRFVVTMLCAPGKPMVQLVEEEELAQRAHLRAPRPTD, encoded by the coding sequence ATGTCGGACAAGGACGCAGCGCAGGAGACCGGAGTGCGGACCCAGTCGGAAGGATGGAAGACGGCGGCGACGATGCTGCAGGACACCGATCCGCTCACCGTCGCAGAAGGCGCGTCAGCGATGACCATTTTCGTCGAGTGGCAGCCCGGAGACCCGGGAACCCCGCCCCACCGCCACCCGGGACCGGCGTTCGGCTACGTCCTCGAGGGAGCCGTCCGCTTCGAGCTCGAGGGGGAGCCCGAGCGGGTGATCGAGGCGGGCGGGACGTTCTGGGAACCGGGTGGCGACGCGATCCACTACCAGGACGGCAACGCGCTGTCCGACGCGTCCACCCGGTTCGTCGTGACCATGCTGTGCGCGCCGGGCAAGCCCATGGTGCAACTGGTCGAGGAGGAGGAACTGGCCCAGCGGGCCCACCTCCGCGCCCCACGGCCCACCGACTGA
- a CDS encoding DUF5134 domain-containing protein — MSATDLVHGMLTALFAAAAVYTAWQAVLTRGSGWRGRGDRLLHTVMASAMAVMPWHPIDEGPPPGRATLFFAAAALWFPLTAVLSLRGPGWTGLVHRSPHAVGMVAMAWMPLRHGSVTDAHTGDMVTGVLTLCLLAYALRSLTRDMPTLLGAPPGGVGMSTDLGGPCDRFWQGSMALGTAIMLLMHH; from the coding sequence ATGAGCGCCACTGATCTCGTGCACGGCATGCTGACAGCGCTGTTCGCGGCCGCGGCCGTGTACACGGCGTGGCAGGCCGTGCTGACACGAGGCTCCGGATGGCGCGGCCGAGGCGACCGTCTCCTGCACACCGTCATGGCTTCGGCCATGGCGGTGATGCCGTGGCACCCGATCGACGAGGGGCCGCCACCGGGACGGGCGACCTTGTTCTTCGCCGCCGCGGCACTGTGGTTCCCGCTGACCGCGGTCCTCAGCCTCCGTGGCCCCGGATGGACCGGCCTCGTACACAGGTCGCCCCACGCGGTCGGCATGGTCGCCATGGCATGGATGCCGCTGCGGCACGGCAGCGTCACGGACGCGCACACCGGCGACATGGTCACCGGCGTACTGACGCTCTGTCTGCTGGCCTACGCTCTCCGGTCGCTGACCCGGGACATGCCCACGCTGCTCGGAGCTCCTCCGGGCGGCGTGGGCATGTCCACCGACCTCGGCGGGCCCTGCGACCGCTTCTGGCAAGGATCGATGGCCCTGGGCACGGCCATCATGCTGCTCATGCATCACTGA
- a CDS encoding patatin-like phospholipase family protein, protein MRGNPTTVGLHTLPRPVAVVVGAGGVLGAAHIGVGYALERHGFAPDMIIGTSVGALNGAIAAAHPHRAAPWLDHVWTQLRRRDVYPLGYLSSRSSVFTDRGLRRLIARAGLPSQIEALAVPFTAVATDLVTGAPVLLDQGDLESALLASAAIPGMLPPVERAGRTLVDGGLIAYVPVLAALQAGAASVVVVATGPESSPLRPTIPRRRASAIAARAGLLLLHHQIERDLREVSQHIPTVVLPTGIEAWPAPWDFGQSQRLISTACRAAEGFLDGLRISGPGLYRADDASATSGGPDETTISSTAEVGL, encoded by the coding sequence ATGAGGGGAAACCCCACCACAGTGGGTCTGCACACCCTTCCCCGTCCCGTGGCCGTGGTGGTGGGCGCCGGTGGTGTGCTCGGAGCGGCGCATATCGGTGTCGGGTACGCGCTGGAGCGCCACGGATTCGCCCCAGACATGATCATCGGAACCTCGGTGGGTGCCCTCAACGGGGCCATCGCGGCCGCCCACCCCCACAGGGCCGCGCCGTGGCTGGACCACGTGTGGACCCAATTGCGTCGCCGTGACGTGTATCCGCTCGGCTACCTGTCCTCGCGGAGCAGCGTCTTCACCGATCGCGGCCTGCGCCGGCTGATCGCCCGGGCCGGGCTGCCCTCGCAGATCGAGGCACTGGCGGTCCCGTTCACCGCGGTGGCCACCGACCTGGTCACCGGTGCTCCGGTGCTGCTCGACCAGGGGGACCTGGAGTCCGCGCTGCTGGCCAGCGCGGCCATTCCCGGGATGCTGCCCCCGGTGGAACGTGCGGGGCGCACCCTCGTCGACGGCGGGCTGATCGCCTATGTCCCGGTGTTGGCGGCTCTGCAGGCCGGGGCGGCCAGCGTGGTGGTGGTGGCAACCGGGCCGGAGAGCTCCCCGTTGCGCCCCACCATTCCGCGTCGACGTGCCAGTGCGATCGCCGCCAGGGCCGGGCTGCTGCTGTTGCACCACCAGATCGAGCGTGACCTGCGCGAGGTCTCCCAGCACATCCCGACCGTCGTGCTGCCGACCGGTATCGAAGCCTGGCCCGCCCCCTGGGACTTCGGCCAGTCCCAGCGGCTGATCAGCACCGCGTGCCGCGCAGCCGAGGGCTTTCTGGACGGGCTGCGCATCAGCGGCCCGGGGCTTTATCGGGCCGACGACGCCTCGGCGACATCGGGAGGCCCGGACGAGACAACCATTTCTTCCACAGCGGAGGTCGGCCTGTGA
- a CDS encoding macrolide family glycosyltransferase, protein MSTIAFLSIGMHGHVNPTLPVVAELVRRGHTVTYHTSPAFREEIEATGASVYLYPGGDQPFPDPPTPLSWMEALASTAVHMLPAVLTDLRSDRPDLIVHDSACLWGAVAARELGVPAASSFTTFALNRHVPSPTRGSLDLLTAATAQPRSVQGYLRSRWALHRRFDARGLPLLDLANIRQPLNLVYTSRAFQPAVEDFDQSYRFVGPSIGARPADPSFPTDRLRDPVLFASLGTVFNADPQLLRTLATELAPLGGTVIVATGQTDPEALGPLPANVLARRFVPQPEVLARAALFVTHGGMNSVNEALYTGVPLLVVPQGADQPMVARRVVELGAGLSIRTQDVARGSVNVLAQQLLHDPRFRAAARTLEVAQREAGGYRRAADELEGYLHAAGPAGQSSPPVRHSEAE, encoded by the coding sequence GTGAGCACCATCGCGTTCCTGAGCATCGGCATGCACGGTCACGTCAACCCGACGCTGCCGGTCGTGGCCGAACTTGTTCGGCGCGGTCACACCGTCACGTACCACACGTCGCCCGCGTTCCGTGAGGAGATCGAGGCGACCGGCGCGAGCGTGTACCTGTACCCCGGGGGCGACCAGCCCTTTCCCGATCCGCCGACACCGCTCTCGTGGATGGAGGCGCTCGCGAGCACCGCCGTCCACATGCTGCCCGCCGTGCTCACCGACCTGCGCAGCGACCGACCCGACCTGATCGTCCACGACAGCGCCTGTCTGTGGGGGGCGGTGGCCGCCCGCGAACTCGGGGTACCGGCAGCCTCCTCATTCACCACGTTCGCCCTCAACCGGCATGTCCCCAGCCCCACCCGTGGCTCCTTGGACCTGCTGACCGCGGCGACGGCTCAACCCCGCAGTGTCCAGGGCTACCTGCGATCCCGCTGGGCACTGCACCGCCGCTTCGACGCGCGCGGGCTGCCCCTGCTCGACCTGGCGAACATCCGCCAGCCGCTCAACCTGGTCTACACCTCACGGGCGTTCCAGCCTGCAGTCGAGGACTTCGACCAGTCCTACCGGTTCGTCGGCCCAAGCATCGGCGCCCGACCGGCCGACCCGTCGTTCCCGACCGACCGGCTGCGGGACCCGGTGCTGTTCGCCTCGCTGGGCACGGTGTTCAACGCCGACCCCCAGTTGCTGCGCACCCTGGCCACCGAGCTCGCCCCGCTGGGCGGCACCGTGATCGTCGCCACCGGCCAGACCGACCCCGAGGCACTGGGTCCTTTGCCGGCCAACGTGCTCGCCCGCCGCTTCGTGCCGCAACCGGAGGTACTGGCCCGCGCGGCGCTGTTCGTCACCCACGGCGGGATGAACAGCGTCAACGAGGCCCTGTACACCGGGGTTCCCCTGCTGGTGGTCCCCCAGGGTGCCGATCAGCCGATGGTGGCCCGGCGCGTCGTCGAGCTCGGCGCGGGCCTGTCGATCCGTACCCAGGACGTCGCCAGGGGCTCGGTGAACGTCCTCGCCCAGCAGCTGCTCCACGACCCGCGGTTCCGAGCTGCCGCGCGCACCCTGGAGGTCGCCCAGCGCGAAGCGGGGGGATATCGGCGCGCCGCCGACGAACTCGAGGGGTACCTGCACGCGGCCGGCCCGGCCGGTCAGTCGTCTCCGCCGGTCCGGCACAGCGAGGCCGAGTGA
- a CDS encoding nitroreductase codes for MDTYEAVTSRRAVRAFTERRVPRETLERVLSAAAWAPSGSNIQPWRPFVVTGAPLAVIKNRAGERLASGDPWDEPEYEMYPPALKSPYRERRSAFGEQRYGALGIPREDLEARQRAAAANWDCFGAPAALFCYIDRDMGPAQWADVGMYLQTVMLLLRAEGLHSCPQMAWAKFHRTVAEVLSPPDELVLFCGMSIGFEDVNAADARTGRAPLDETVAFVEG; via the coding sequence ATGGACACCTATGAGGCGGTCACGAGCCGACGGGCGGTGCGCGCATTCACAGAGCGCCGTGTTCCGAGGGAGACGCTGGAGCGCGTTCTGTCCGCAGCAGCCTGGGCGCCGTCCGGATCGAACATCCAGCCGTGGCGCCCCTTTGTCGTGACGGGCGCGCCACTGGCCGTGATCAAGAATCGCGCCGGGGAGCGCCTGGCCTCAGGTGACCCCTGGGACGAGCCGGAATACGAGATGTACCCGCCCGCGCTGAAGTCGCCCTACCGCGAGCGGCGATCCGCCTTCGGTGAGCAGCGCTACGGCGCTCTCGGTATTCCGCGTGAGGATCTGGAGGCGCGTCAGAGGGCCGCCGCCGCAAATTGGGATTGCTTCGGTGCGCCCGCTGCCCTGTTCTGCTACATCGACCGTGACATGGGCCCAGCCCAGTGGGCTGACGTCGGCATGTACTTGCAGACTGTCATGCTGCTGCTGCGCGCCGAAGGGCTGCACAGTTGTCCGCAGATGGCCTGGGCGAAGTTTCACAGGACCGTCGCCGAGGTCCTGTCACCACCGGACGAGCTCGTCCTCTTCTGTGGCATGTCGATCGGGTTCGAGGACGTCAACGCGGCAGACGCCCGTACAGGCCGTGCGCCGCTTGACGAGACGGTCGCCTTCGTCGAGGGATAG
- a CDS encoding FMN-dependent NADH-azoreductase, with product MATLLHIDSSVFSGEASSSRSVTAAFRRTWEEQHPEGAVIYRDLAADPVPHITADAWSAGYTAPSEHNPEQSAAFAARVKLIEELEQADAVLIGAPMYNFSIPSTLKAWLDSVLLLGRTAGETPSAQGTPALVVASRGGSYAAGTPREGYDFVQNYLQAVLKGTLGLDLEFIVPELTMAPRNPGMSELIPRYEASRQHALEEAAAKAKGLAERLAA from the coding sequence ATGGCCACGCTGCTGCACATCGACTCGTCCGTGTTCTCCGGCGAGGCGTCCTCGTCCCGTTCGGTCACGGCCGCCTTTCGCAGGACATGGGAGGAGCAGCACCCGGAAGGCGCAGTGATCTACCGCGACCTCGCTGCCGACCCTGTCCCGCACATCACCGCCGACGCCTGGTCCGCCGGTTACACCGCCCCGTCCGAGCACAATCCGGAGCAGTCCGCCGCGTTCGCCGCACGCGTGAAGCTCATCGAGGAGCTGGAACAGGCGGACGCCGTCCTGATCGGCGCCCCCATGTACAACTTCTCGATTCCGTCGACCCTCAAGGCGTGGCTGGACAGCGTGCTCCTGCTCGGCCGCACCGCCGGCGAGACCCCGTCCGCCCAGGGCACCCCGGCCCTCGTCGTCGCCAGCCGCGGCGGCTCCTACGCGGCGGGCACGCCGCGTGAGGGCTACGACTTCGTGCAGAACTACCTGCAGGCCGTCCTCAAGGGCACCCTCGGCCTGGACCTCGAGTTCATCGTTCCGGAACTCACCATGGCCCCTCGCAACCCGGGCATGTCCGAACTGATCCCTCGCTACGAAGCGTCCCGCCAGCACGCCTTGGAGGAGGCGGCGGCCAAGGCCAAGGGACTCGCGGAGCGTCTCGCCGCGTAA
- a CDS encoding MarR family winged helix-turn-helix transcriptional regulator yields the protein MADDVPHHSTAARATDRPGDPSPFALGLLLRRAHWRVAAVMGEALRPLGIELRHFAVLIELVNHGPTVQRDLAVATGTDKAGIMRIVDDLERKGLAVRKAVPGDRRVRAVEITPRGLELFDSAHEAAEPLAERLVAELGRGAPEQLTDLLTRLAHPADDEA from the coding sequence ATGGCCGACGATGTTCCCCACCACTCCACCGCCGCGCGTGCGACCGACCGCCCCGGGGATCCCTCCCCCTTCGCTCTCGGACTGCTGCTGCGCCGGGCGCACTGGCGTGTAGCCGCGGTGATGGGTGAGGCGCTTCGGCCGCTCGGCATCGAGTTGCGGCATTTCGCTGTGCTGATCGAGCTGGTCAATCACGGGCCCACGGTGCAGCGGGATCTGGCGGTGGCGACAGGCACGGACAAAGCCGGGATCATGCGAATCGTGGACGACCTGGAGCGCAAGGGTCTGGCCGTACGCAAGGCGGTTCCCGGGGACCGGCGGGTCAGGGCGGTGGAGATCACACCTCGGGGACTGGAGCTCTTCGATTCCGCCCACGAGGCGGCCGAGCCGCTGGCTGAGCGTCTGGTTGCCGAACTGGGGCGCGGCGCACCCGAGCAGCTGACGGATCTCCTGACCCGGCTTGCCCATCCCGCGGACGACGAGGCGTAG
- a CDS encoding NADPH-dependent F420 reductase, with protein MKITVIGVGAIGGNLAAKLSTAGHDVQVAHTRGPEDIRAEVLESGARAADLADAVQGRDVIVLAIPFGVAGKLADLFASVPAETVVIDTANYYPHLNEHIEAVDNGEVESLWNAKQLGRPVVKAWNAALAETQRTRGVPAGTPGRLAIPVAGDTEEARRVAMQLVDDTGFDPYDAGTLADSWRQQPNSPAYCTELTLDELPEALAAADRVKDARIRDSVPERLATLPAAATLEDVVEMNRAAHR; from the coding sequence GCGTCGGTGCCATCGGTGGCAACCTTGCTGCCAAGCTCAGCACGGCCGGTCACGACGTTCAGGTGGCCCACACCCGCGGCCCCGAGGACATCCGGGCGGAGGTGCTGGAGTCCGGGGCGCGCGCGGCGGACCTCGCCGACGCCGTCCAGGGCCGGGACGTCATCGTCCTGGCGATCCCCTTCGGGGTGGCGGGGAAGCTGGCCGACCTGTTCGCCTCGGTCCCCGCCGAGACGGTGGTCATCGACACCGCGAACTACTATCCGCACCTCAACGAGCACATCGAGGCCGTGGACAACGGCGAGGTCGAGAGCTTGTGGAACGCCAAGCAGCTCGGGCGTCCGGTGGTCAAGGCGTGGAACGCCGCCCTGGCAGAGACCCAGCGGACGCGGGGCGTCCCGGCAGGAACTCCCGGCCGCCTCGCCATCCCCGTCGCCGGCGACACCGAGGAGGCGCGGCGCGTGGCCATGCAGCTCGTGGACGACACCGGTTTCGACCCCTACGACGCCGGCACACTGGCCGACTCCTGGCGCCAGCAGCCGAACAGCCCCGCCTACTGCACCGAACTGACCCTCGACGAGCTGCCGGAGGCCCTGGCCGCGGCCGACCGAGTCAAGGACGCCCGCATCCGCGACAGCGTCCCGGAACGCCTGGCCACCCTCCCGGCCGCGGCCACCCTGGAGGACGTCGTCGAGATGAACCGCGCCGCCCACCGCTGA